The genomic stretch TTATTAAATAATAGGTTATATTTTTTTTCCCCAAGACGACTAAAAGCCCTTTCAATGACTATGTCGGGAATGAAGGAAAAACCCCGAGGATATTGACGAATATAAACCCGATTACCTTTACTAAAGGTATTAAAGGATGTTTTTTCGACTACCTCGCTAGGTTTACGATAATGGATAATGTTGCCATCTCCCGTGTCGATGCCGTGGTGTTGATATACGCCGTCAAGGTTAGCAAATTTACGCCACACATATAATTGATCACCTTTTGCCATTTTCTTTAAAATACTTTTAAGGATACTATTAATCGTCTTTTATTCTATCCGTAGTTAACGGAAACCATGGCACTATTATTTTCTAAGGATATATCCATGGCTTCGAGGATTTGGATTAATTCGGTGGCAAATTCCCCCGTAGATATTGTCGGTTGATGGTTGGTTTTGATGGTGGATAAGAAGCGATCGCCCATAAGCTGTAAAGTATTAAAAGGGGTAAAATCGACATTCTCTGTGGCATAACCATCTACTATCATGGGCGACATATCTTGATGAATATTTGCCCGATGAAGGGTTAAAGGAGATTGAGGCATCATTTCATCAAAAACGAAACTACCCTTTTCCCCCACTAAGGTTAACTTTCTTTGTTTATCAGCATTTAACCAACTAACATGAATCGTCGCCACAAAACCAGAAGGATAAAATAACTTTAACCAAGCCACGTCTATGGAGTCATGGGAGAGAAAATTTTGTCCTTGGGCGCAAACTTGAAAAGGTTTTTCCCTCAAAACATAATTAAAAATAGAAATATCATGGATGGCTAAATCCCAAATTACGTTGACATCCCCTCGAATAGCATCAGCGTGGGTGCGCGAAGCGTAGCCGTATTTTAAATTTCCTATATCTTCCGTTTGAATTTTGCGACTTAATTGTTCAATTAAAGGGTTAAATAAATAAGTATGATCAACAAATAAAATTAGGTTATTTTCATTAGCTAACTCTGTTAATTCTTTAGCTTCATTAGACTTAATTGTTATAGGTTTTTCTGCTAAAATATGATAACCTTGAGTAAGAAAATGTTTAATCAAAACATAATGAGAACTAGCTGGAGTAGTTATAATAACTGCATCTAAATCTTTTATATTACTTATTGTTTGCCAATCTGTTAGTAAATCAACTGAGTTAGAAACTTGATATTTTTCTTTGATAAAATATAATCTTTCTGGGCTACTATCGCAAATAGCCATTAAATTAACATTCCTATGATTAAGAAAAATTTTAACAAAATGACTACCCCAACGTCCTGCCCCCAAAATAGCAATATTAATCATAGAAATATTTATTATCCATTATCAATTCACCTAACACCTACCTAACACCCAAATAAATTTAAATGCTAGTTAATTCCTTCTCTTTGACGGCTAAAAGCTCATCAATTTTAGCGGTAAACATATCAGTCACCTTTTGAATTTCATCCTGTAAATCACGGGATTCATCCTCAGAAATATCACTATTTTTTTCCTGCTTTCTCACCTTATCAATGGCATCCCGACGGTGATTACGCACCGAAACCTTACCATCTTCCGCATACTTACCCGCCAGTTTAACAAACTCTTGGCGACGTTCAGCGGTGAGGGGGGGGATATTAAGACGGATAACTTGTCCATCATTATTAGGGGTTAAACCGATGTCCGAGAGGGAAATGGCTTTTTCGATTTGACTCATACTTCCACGGTCAAAAGGTTGAATTAAAATAGTAGTAGCATCAGGGGTGCTAATACCTGCAATGGTTTTCAAAGGGGTATCAGCACCATAGTAATCCACCATAATTTTATCGAGCAAACTGGCGTTAGCCCTACCTGTACGAATGGTGTTAAAGTCTTGTTGTGTCCTTTCGACACTTTTTTGCATATTAGCTTTTAGATCATCAATTAATGTCATAAGAACCTCCTATAATTGTACCTATGGGTTCACCTTTTATAGCTCGAATGATATTACCACGTTCGGCAAGGTTGAATACCACAATGGGGATATTATTTTCTTTACAAAGGGCGATCGCAGTGCCATCCATTACCCTTAAATCTTCAGTTAAAACATGATTGTAGTTTAAACTTTTGTAAAGACGAGCATTAGGATTAGTAACCGGATCGCTATCATAAACACCATCAACCTTAGTAGCTTTAAAAATTACTTGGGCATCAATCTCAGCCGCCCGTAACGCTGCCGTGGTATCAGTGGTAAAAAAGGGATTTCCAGAACCTGCACCGAATATAACGACTCTCCCTACTTCTAGGTGACGAATGGCACGTCTGCGAATATAAGGCTCGGCGACTTCCTGCATGGCGATCGCAGTTTGAACTCTAGTGGGAATATCAATTCTTTCCAAAGCATCTTGCAATGTCATAGCATTCATTACGGTGGCAATCATACCCACATAATCAGCGGTAGCCCTATCCATTCCTGCCGCTGATGCTTTCACACCCCTAAAAATATTACCTCCACCAACGACAATAGCGACTTCCACGTTTTCTCGTACAACCTGTGCAATGTCTTGGGCAATATCGGCAACTACTTTAGGATCGATTCCATAACCCAAATTACCCATTAATGCTTCACCGCTTAACTTCAGTAAAACTCGTTGGTAAATCATTTCTAGTCGTGCCTTTTTCTTTTTTTATTATTTTCTTTCGTTAAGATACCAGTTTTTGTGTCTTTAGAGCAATTAAGCAATGAACAATAAAGAATTATCACTTTTAACTATTACCTTTTGCCTATTGCGTATCGCCCCTAATCATTCATTGCCCTAACAACGCCATAAGCATCAACATGGAGATATTTTCTGGCGGCCTGTTGAATATCATCCACCGTCAAAGAGCGTAAATTGTCAGTATAACTAAAAGCTAAATCTAAACTACCCAACTGAGAATAATAATAACCATAAAGATTAGCACGATCGCTCGGCTTCTCACTATGAAAAATAAACTGATTAGCCACTAAATTACAAACCCTATTTAACTCAGCCTCAGAAACTCCATTATCTTGAATATCCTTAATATGATTAATAACTTCTTGTTCCACCTTACCCAGATTACCCTTATCCAACTGACTCGCAATATAAAAAACCCCCTGTACCTGATGATTCATATTACTAGCCCCAATACCCTTAACCAACCTTTGCTCCTCCCGTAAAGAGCGGAATAGACGGGATAACTTACCCTGCCCCAAAATCATCGCCAAAACATCTAAAGCAAGGGTATCATGAAAACTTATTAACCCCGGCACACGCCACATCATAATCATTCTCGACTGTTGTAGAGCAGAATCCGTATAATCTTCCCTAACAATGACATTAAAAGGTAATTCCGCCATAATTTGGGGTTTAAAAGTCTGTTGTCCTTCTCTCCTTAAATCCCCCATCACATCCGCCACAATAGCCGTTAAATCTTCCACTGGTAAATTACCCACCGCATTAACCGTCATGGATGGGGGCTGATACCAATAACGGTGGAAATCATACATTTGTTGCCTGGTTAAAGGCTCAATAATTTCTTCCGTGCCTAGGATGGGGCGAGAATAGGGCAAACTAGGAAAACAAATCTTCATCGCTTTCTCAAAAGCCAAACGACGGGGATTATCTTTTGCACGGCGAATTTCTTCCAAAACCACCAATTTTTCTCGGATAAACTCAGACTCAGGTAAACTAGAATTTAACACCAAATCTAACTGTAGAGGTGCTAAATGGGCAAAATCTTGGGGAGAAGAAGTAACATAAAAATGAGTATATTCTTGACTCGTGGCCGCATTTGTCACAGCGCCCCTAGCCTCAACAATTTGTTCAAACTCTCCACACACTAACTTTTGACTTCCTTTAAAGATCATATGTTCTAAAAAGTGAGCCATACCATTAATTTGATTACTTTCTACCGCTGAACCCACATTAAACCAGACATTAAAATTAACAGCATCTACGGGCATTTGTTCGGCGATAATAGTTAACCCATTGGATAACGTTGTAATGGTGGGTAGGCTATTAAGGGTTGGTTTAACTGCGGTTAGGCTCATCAGTGGTATTTTGTTGTTTATACTTACTCTCTCATTCTAGTCCATTCTCTAAAAAGAGCATCAAGCCATAAAGATATAGGGTGAGCATTGCCCACCCCATTTAAATTACACTTGAGTTAACTCTTTTTGAGCTTTTACTTCAGGGTTTTCGGCTTCCGAAGGAGGTACAACCTGCCAGAATTTAGGTAGATATTCCGACCAATTATCAAGGATTAATTGACCTTTTTTACTACCTGTTTTCTCCACATGATTGGTAATCAACTCTTTTAATTGAGCTTCCCCTTCAGGGGTAGAAATACGCTGAATAGTGACAATTTCAGGGTTAACTTTAGCTTCAAAATTACCCTCTTCATCAAGGAAGTAACCTAAACCGCCAGTCATACCAGCGCCCACATTACGTCCAACACTACCCAGGACAACGATTAAACCCCCTGTCATGTATTCACAACAGTGATCCCCTGCACCCTCAATAACGGCGGTTGCCTTGGAGTTACGCACCCCAAAACGCTCTCCCGCCCGTCCATTGGCATATAATTCACCCCCAGTGGCACCATATAGACAGGTATTACCAAGGATGACGTTATCAACTGCTTCAAAGGTGATATTACTAGGAGGTACAATAACAATCTCTCCACCATTGATACCTTTACCCACATAGTCGTTGGCTTCCCCTTCGAGGTGAATGTTCATCCCTTTAACGTTGAAAGCCCCAAAACTTTGTCCAGAAGCACCTTTGAAGTTGAGGTTTAATTGTCCTTCAAAACCATAATCGCCGTGTTGTTTAGCAATTACCCCAGCAATTCTAGCACCTACGGAGCGATCGGTATTAATGATCTTAATCTCTTTGGTTACACTACCATGGTTGTTAATAGCTTCCGTAATGACATTATCAGCGAGGATTTCATCATCTAAAACGTTACCGTTGGTGTGGGTATCCCCATGATTTAACCATTGACGGTTAGTTTTGGTATCAGGAAGATTGATTAAACAATCCAACACCAAAGTCTTGGTTTTAGTAAGTTGGGCAGATTGACGATAGGTTAATAAGTCACCGCGTCCGATGATTTCGTTTAAACTGCGATAGCCTAGTTTAGCAAGGATAGAGCGTACCTCTTCGGCGATGAAGTAGAAGAAGTTAACCACGTCTCCCGGTACTCCAGAGAAACGTTTGCGCAGTCTTTCTTGTTGGGTAGCAACTCCCACAGGACATTGATTGGTATGACAGACACGCGCCATAATACAACCTTCGGCAATCATAGCAATGCTACCGAAACCATATTCTTCAGCACCCATTAACGCCGCCATGATAATATCCCAACCAGTTTTTAAACCACCGTCAGCACGGAGTAGGACGCGATCGCGCAGTTGATTTTCCAACAAGGTGCGGTGTACTTCGGTAACGCCCAATTCCCAAGGACATCCAGCGTGTTTGATGGAACTTAGGGGAGATGCGCCTGTACCACCATCATGACCAGAAATTTGGATAACGTCAGCGTTGGCTTTGGCTACCCCAGCGGCGATGGTACCGATGCCGATTTCTGCCACCAATTTAACGGAAACTTTGGCGGTGGGGTTGATTTGGTGTAAGTCGTGGATTAATTGGGCTAAATCCTCAATAGAGTAGATGTCGTGATGAGGAGGGGGAGAAATGAGGGTAACACCTGGTTTGGAACGGCGTAACATAGCGATATATTCGCTCACTTTTTTCCCGGGTAACTGTCCACCTTCTCCAGGTTTTGCACCCTGTGCCATCTTGATTTCTAGCTGTTCACCGCTCATTAAATATGCGGGGGTAACCCCAAAACGTCCAGAGGCAATTTGTTTGATGGCGGATGCGGCGCGATCGCCCTTCTGCAAACCATGGAGATGGGGAAATAAACTACTTTTACCCTCTGCATCCACTTCATCAATAATGTTGTAACGATTAGGATCTTCTCCTCCTTCCCCAGAGTTTGATTTTCCACCGATACGATTCATCGCTATAGCAAGGGTTTCGTGGGCTTCTTGGCTCAATGCACCCAAGGACATACCCCCAGTACAGAAACGCTTAACGATGTCTTCCACGGACTCCACATCATCAATAGAGATAGAATCTCGGTCAGACTTAAACTCTAGTAAATCCCGTAAAGCAGTTACAGGGCGCTCTTCAAGATACTTGCGATACCACTCATAATGATCATAACCCTCTTGGCTACCATAGGCAGATACCGCCTTATGTAAAGTTTTCGCCATTTCAGGGGAGTTCATGTGATACTCACCGCCTTTCTTATAGTTGATATAACCGTAGTTTTCCAACTTCTTGGCCTGTAACTCAGGGAAGGCTTTTTGATGGAAAGAAATTACCTCGTTAGCCACTTCCGCAAGGTTTAAACCACCCACACGGCTAGTGGTACCCTTGAAAGCCAATTCGATGACATCCGCACCCAAACCAATACACTCAAAAATCTGAGCCCCATGGTAGGAAGCAAGGAGAGAAATGCCCATTTTAGAAAGGATTTTAAACAATCCAGCCTCAATGGATTTACGGTAGCGGTTAAGCGCCTCTATCTCAGAAATTTTTTCGATTTTTTCATTGTCCATCAACTTCTGAGTTTTGCTATCATGCCACCAATTAGAAACCGTTTGTAAGGTAAGATAAGGACATACCGCCGAAGCGCCAAAACCGACCAAACAAGCGTAATGGTGGGTACTCCAACATTGGGCAGTATCTACCACCAAAGAGGTTTTTAGGCGTAATCCTGCCTTGATAAGGTGTTGATGTACCGCCCCCACCGCAAGAAGAGGGGGAATGTAAGAAGTTTCGGTATCGATGGGGGTGCGATCGCTGAGTACAATTACTTGATGACCTTCATTTACCGCCTCAGTGGCTTGAGCGCATAATCTTTCTAACGCAGATTTCAAACCGTCAGGGCCATCACTGATAGGAAAAAGAGTAGATAACTCCACGGTAGCAAGATCAGAATTTTTGATAAATTCCAAATCAGACTCCGACAACACAGGAGAATCAATAACCAAAGTATGGGCATTTTTCGGTTCAATGTGTAACAAATTGCCCCTTTCCCCTAGGTGCATCTCCAAAGACATAACCAAATTTTCCCGTAAGGGATCGATAGGGGGGTTAGTTACCTGGGCAAAACGCTGTTTAAAATAGTCATACAACAAACGAGGTTTATCGGATAACACCGCCAAAGGAATATCATCCCCCATACAGAAAGTTGGCTCTTTACCATCCCTCGCCATGGCAGTGATGATCATTTCTACATCCTCTTGGGTATAACCAAAGGCCGTCTGTAACTGTACCAGCTCAGTTCCCCCCTTATTAAGGGGGGTTAGGGGGGATCCATCTCCCGTTTCAAACTCTTGACGCTCGAGGTGTAAACGATACTCTTTCAACCATTGCCCATAGGGTTTTTGGGAAGCAATTTCCTGTTTGATTTCCCAGTTTTTGAGTAGTTTATTATTTTCTAAATCTACCACGATCATTTGACCGGGGCCGAGTTTTCCTTTTTCAATAATTTCTGATTCATCTAAATCAACCACCCCAGCCTCGGAACCTACCACCACATAACCATCTTTTGTGATAGCATAACGGGCGGGACGTAAGCCATTACGATCTAAACAAGCTCCAACGGTTTTACCTTCACTAAACGCCAATAATGCAGGACCATCCCAAGGTTCTTTTAACCCTGCATAGTAGTGGTAAAAGTCAAGAATTTCGGGATATTTTTCTAGTTCGGGTTGATTTTCATAGGCTTCGGGTACTAAAATCATCAAAGCCTCGGGAATACTACGCCCTGTGCGTATTAATAATTCTAAAGAACTGTCTAAGTTGTAGGAGTCACTGTTATCCATGTTAACA from Cyanobacterium stanieri LEGE 03274 encodes the following:
- the frr gene encoding ribosome recycling factor encodes the protein MTLIDDLKANMQKSVERTQQDFNTIRTGRANASLLDKIMVDYYGADTPLKTIAGISTPDATTILIQPFDRGSMSQIEKAISLSDIGLTPNNDGQVIRLNIPPLTAERRQEFVKLAGKYAEDGKVSVRNHRRDAIDKVRKQEKNSDISEDESRDLQDEIQKVTDMFTAKIDELLAVKEKELTSI
- the gltB gene encoding glutamate synthase large subunit, with translation MNDYNNNNLTPYQGQPWLVKERDACGVGFIAYQDNRKSHKLVKDALKGLACMEHRGGCGADRQTGDGSGILTGIPVEIFKTWFSENNIEMPPAEEWGVGMVFLPQDEQEAQEGRKFVEEMVEVENLKTLGWRTVPVNPDVLGEQAKANQPRIEQIIVTSGAKHYKGDELDRRLYVARSRVGKKLSDNFYICSFSCRTIVYKGLVQGDVLEKFYADLSNPAYESRFAVYHRRFSTNTVPKWPFAQPMRVLGHNGEINTLIGNINWMSVREANLELPGWTKEEFDGVTPIVNMDNSDSYNLDSSLELLIRTGRSIPEALMILVPEAYENQPELEKYPEILDFYHYYAGLKEPWDGPALLAFSEGKTVGACLDRNGLRPARYAITKDGYVVVGSEAGVVDLDESEIIEKGKLGPGQMIVVDLENNKLLKNWEIKQEIASQKPYGQWLKEYRLHLERQEFETGDGSPLTPLNKGGTELVQLQTAFGYTQEDVEMIITAMARDGKEPTFCMGDDIPLAVLSDKPRLLYDYFKQRFAQVTNPPIDPLRENLVMSLEMHLGERGNLLHIEPKNAHTLVIDSPVLSESDLEFIKNSDLATVELSTLFPISDGPDGLKSALERLCAQATEAVNEGHQVIVLSDRTPIDTETSYIPPLLAVGAVHQHLIKAGLRLKTSLVVDTAQCWSTHHYACLVGFGASAVCPYLTLQTVSNWWHDSKTQKLMDNEKIEKISEIEALNRYRKSIEAGLFKILSKMGISLLASYHGAQIFECIGLGADVIELAFKGTTSRVGGLNLAEVANEVISFHQKAFPELQAKKLENYGYINYKKGGEYHMNSPEMAKTLHKAVSAYGSQEGYDHYEWYRKYLEERPVTALRDLLEFKSDRDSISIDDVESVEDIVKRFCTGGMSLGALSQEAHETLAIAMNRIGGKSNSGEGGEDPNRYNIIDEVDAEGKSSLFPHLHGLQKGDRAASAIKQIASGRFGVTPAYLMSGEQLEIKMAQGAKPGEGGQLPGKKVSEYIAMLRRSKPGVTLISPPPHHDIYSIEDLAQLIHDLHQINPTAKVSVKLVAEIGIGTIAAGVAKANADVIQISGHDGGTGASPLSSIKHAGCPWELGVTEVHRTLLENQLRDRVLLRADGGLKTGWDIIMAALMGAEEYGFGSIAMIAEGCIMARVCHTNQCPVGVATQQERLRKRFSGVPGDVVNFFYFIAEEVRSILAKLGYRSLNEIIGRGDLLTYRQSAQLTKTKTLVLDCLINLPDTKTNRQWLNHGDTHTNGNVLDDEILADNVITEAINNHGSVTKEIKIINTDRSVGARIAGVIAKQHGDYGFEGQLNLNFKGASGQSFGAFNVKGMNIHLEGEANDYVGKGINGGEIVIVPPSNITFEAVDNVILGNTCLYGATGGELYANGRAGERFGVRNSKATAVIEGAGDHCCEYMTGGLIVVLGSVGRNVGAGMTGGLGYFLDEEGNFEAKVNPEIVTIQRISTPEGEAQLKELITNHVEKTGSKKGQLILDNWSEYLPKFWQVVPPSEAENPEVKAQKELTQV
- a CDS encoding Gfo/Idh/MocA family protein, coding for MINIAILGAGRWGSHFVKIFLNHRNVNLMAICDSSPERLYFIKEKYQVSNSVDLLTDWQTISNIKDLDAVIITTPASSHYVLIKHFLTQGYHILAEKPITIKSNEAKELTELANENNLILFVDHTYLFNPLIEQLSRKIQTEDIGNLKYGYASRTHADAIRGDVNVIWDLAIHDISIFNYVLREKPFQVCAQGQNFLSHDSIDVAWLKLFYPSGFVATIHVSWLNADKQRKLTLVGEKGSFVFDEMMPQSPLTLHRANIHQDMSPMIVDGYATENVDFTPFNTLQLMGDRFLSTIKTNHQPTISTGEFATELIQILEAMDISLENNSAMVSVNYG
- a CDS encoding M16 family metallopeptidase, which produces MSLTAVKPTLNSLPTITTLSNGLTIIAEQMPVDAVNFNVWFNVGSAVESNQINGMAHFLEHMIFKGSQKLVCGEFEQIVEARGAVTNAATSQEYTHFYVTSSPQDFAHLAPLQLDLVLNSSLPESEFIREKLVVLEEIRRAKDNPRRLAFEKAMKICFPSLPYSRPILGTEEIIEPLTRQQMYDFHRYWYQPPSMTVNAVGNLPVEDLTAIVADVMGDLRREGQQTFKPQIMAELPFNVIVREDYTDSALQQSRMIMMWRVPGLISFHDTLALDVLAMILGQGKLSRLFRSLREEQRLVKGIGASNMNHQVQGVFYIASQLDKGNLGKVEQEVINHIKDIQDNGVSEAELNRVCNLVANQFIFHSEKPSDRANLYGYYYSQLGSLDLAFSYTDNLRSLTVDDIQQAARKYLHVDAYGVVRAMND
- the pyrH gene encoding UMP kinase: MIYQRVLLKLSGEALMGNLGYGIDPKVVADIAQDIAQVVRENVEVAIVVGGGNIFRGVKASAAGMDRATADYVGMIATVMNAMTLQDALERIDIPTRVQTAIAMQEVAEPYIRRRAIRHLEVGRVVIFGAGSGNPFFTTDTTAALRAAEIDAQVIFKATKVDGVYDSDPVTNPNARLYKSLNYNHVLTEDLRVMDGTAIALCKENNIPIVVFNLAERGNIIRAIKGEPIGTIIGGSYDIN